From one Bradyrhizobium sp. Ash2021 genomic stretch:
- a CDS encoding DUF1993 family protein — protein sequence MYYPIIRQCIQALKNLETWLDKAEQHAAAKGFDVGVLFTSRLAPEPSLIS from the coding sequence ATGTATTACCCAATAATTAGACAGTGCATCCAGGCCCTGAAGAACCTCGAGACCTGGCTCGACAAGGCCGAGCAACATGCCGCGGCAAAGGGGTTTGACGTCGGCGTACTCTTCACCAGCCGCCTTGCCCCCGAACCAAGTTTGATTTCGTAA
- a CDS encoding DNA-3-methyladenine glycosylase I: MRKRGFQFVGSVIVYAWMQAVGIVNDHETH; this comes from the coding sequence ATGAGGAAGCGCGGTTTCCAATTCGTGGGATCCGTCATCGTCTACGCCTGGATGCAGGCGGTCGGCATCGTCAACGATCACGAAACACACTGA
- a CDS encoding AEC family transporter encodes MNNIILLFVCLVLGMGLRTTRRLPENAHVALNAFIINISLPALIILQIHHVALQTQLLFSIAMPWLMFALGVGFFWMLSSRLKFSRETTGALMLAGGLANTSFVGLPMIEAFFGASNMATGILIDQLGTYLVLSTLGITVAAIYSAGTESKTAIFKRVLTFPPLLALIAAFILMPFEFPDWVSDALKRLGDTLSPLALVSVGFQLRFDQTTGLKTALAMGLGFKLLLAPIVIASIYFIVLGTGEEITRVTLFEAGMGPMIGGAIVAAQHGLNPPLVSLMVGVGISLSFLTLPLWSYALHHL; translated from the coding sequence ATGAATAATATCATTCTGCTGTTCGTCTGCCTCGTTCTCGGCATGGGTCTTCGCACCACGCGACGGCTGCCGGAAAACGCACATGTTGCGCTAAACGCGTTCATCATCAACATCTCCCTGCCTGCCCTCATCATCCTGCAGATCCACCACGTTGCCCTCCAAACGCAACTGCTGTTCAGCATCGCGATGCCGTGGCTGATGTTCGCGCTCGGTGTCGGCTTTTTCTGGATGCTTTCCTCGCGTTTGAAATTCTCGCGCGAAACCACCGGGGCGCTGATGCTGGCCGGCGGGCTCGCGAATACATCTTTTGTCGGACTGCCGATGATCGAGGCCTTTTTCGGCGCTTCCAATATGGCGACCGGCATCCTCATAGATCAGCTGGGTACCTACCTGGTCCTGAGCACATTGGGGATCACGGTCGCCGCCATTTATTCGGCGGGTACGGAATCCAAAACCGCTATCTTCAAGCGGGTCCTCACATTCCCGCCTCTGCTTGCCCTGATCGCTGCATTCATTCTGATGCCCTTCGAGTTTCCCGATTGGGTCTCCGACGCACTCAAGCGTTTAGGCGACACCCTTTCCCCATTAGCCCTCGTTTCAGTCGGTTTCCAATTGAGGTTTGACCAAACCACCGGGCTCAAGACCGCGCTTGCGATGGGCCTGGGGTTCAAGCTGCTCCTGGCCCCCATCGTAATCGCTTCCATTTACTTCATCGTTTTGGGCACCGGCGAAGAAATCACCCGAGTGACCCTGTTTGAAGCTGGGATGGGCCCGATGATCGGCGGTGCAATCGTCGCGGCCCAGCACGGCCTGAACCCGCCACTGGTCTCGTTGATGGTCGGAGTTGGCATATCACTTTCGTTTCTCACACTGCCGCTGTGGTCCTACGCCTTGCACCACCTTTGA
- the ilvD gene encoding dihydroxy-acid dehydratase — protein MPPYRSRTTTHGRNMAGARGLWRATGMKNEDFGKPIIAVVNSFTQFVPGHVHLQNLGQLVAREIEKAGGVAKEFNTIAVDDGIAMGHDGMLYSLPSRELIADSVEYMVNAHCADAMVCISNCDKITPGMLMASLRINIPTVFVSGGPMESGKIVIKGKKRAVDLIDAMVAAADSSVSDAEVEEIERSACPTCGSCSGMFTANSMNCLTEALGLALPGNGSVLATHADRKSLFVEAGHLIVDLARRHYEQDDASVLPRGIASFKAFENAMTLDISMGGSTNTVLHLLAAAHEGKVPFTMSDIDRLSRKVPVLCKVAPSVADVHLEDVHRAGGIMAILGELDRARLITTDLPTVHSATLADALDRWDIARTQSEKVRHFYMAAPGGVPTQVAFSQNERFDELDLDRAEGCIRDAAHAYSKDGGLAVLSGNLAEDGCIVKTAGVDQSILKFSGPARIFESQDASVEAILTNKVKPGDVVVVRYEGPRGGPGMQEMLYPTSYLKSKGLGKVCALITDGRFSGGSSGLSIGHISPEAAEGGLIGLVEEGDLIELDIPNRSIRLAVPDAEISRRRAAMVAKGAAAWKPAPRKRAVTTALKAYAAFATSAARGAVRVVPE, from the coding sequence ATGCCCCCCTATCGCTCCCGCACCACTACACACGGCCGCAACATGGCGGGCGCCCGCGGCCTCTGGCGCGCCACCGGCATGAAGAACGAGGATTTCGGCAAGCCGATCATCGCGGTCGTCAATTCCTTCACCCAGTTCGTGCCGGGGCATGTGCATCTGCAGAACCTCGGCCAGCTCGTGGCGCGCGAGATCGAAAAGGCCGGCGGCGTCGCCAAGGAATTCAACACCATCGCGGTGGATGACGGGATCGCGATGGGACATGACGGCATGCTCTACAGCCTGCCCTCGCGCGAGCTGATCGCCGACAGCGTCGAATACATGGTCAATGCGCATTGCGCCGACGCGATGGTGTGCATCTCCAACTGCGACAAGATCACGCCGGGCATGCTGATGGCGTCGCTGCGCATCAACATTCCGACCGTCTTCGTCTCGGGCGGCCCGATGGAATCCGGCAAGATCGTCATCAAGGGCAAGAAGCGCGCGGTCGACCTGATCGACGCCATGGTGGCCGCGGCCGACAGTTCGGTGAGCGACGCCGAAGTCGAGGAGATCGAGCGATCGGCCTGCCCAACCTGCGGCTCCTGCTCGGGCATGTTTACCGCCAATTCGATGAACTGCCTGACGGAAGCCCTTGGCCTCGCGCTGCCGGGCAACGGATCGGTGCTGGCAACGCATGCCGACCGCAAGAGCCTGTTCGTCGAGGCCGGGCATCTGATCGTCGATCTCGCCCGCCGCCATTACGAACAGGACGATGCCAGCGTGCTGCCGCGCGGCATCGCCAGCTTCAAGGCGTTCGAGAACGCCATGACGCTCGACATCTCGATGGGCGGTTCGACCAACACCGTGCTGCATCTTTTGGCGGCGGCCCACGAGGGCAAGGTCCCCTTCACCATGAGCGACATCGACCGGCTGTCACGCAAGGTGCCGGTGCTGTGCAAGGTCGCGCCGTCGGTTGCCGACGTCCATCTCGAAGACGTTCATCGCGCCGGCGGCATCATGGCCATCCTTGGCGAGCTGGATCGCGCCAGGCTGATCACCACCGACCTTCCGACCGTCCACAGCGCGACGCTCGCCGACGCGCTCGATCGCTGGGATATCGCGCGCACGCAAAGCGAAAAGGTCCGGCATTTCTACATGGCCGCACCCGGCGGCGTACCGACGCAGGTGGCTTTCAGCCAGAACGAGCGTTTCGACGAACTCGATCTCGATCGCGCCGAGGGCTGCATTCGCGATGCCGCGCACGCCTATTCGAAGGACGGCGGTCTTGCGGTGCTGTCCGGGAACCTGGCCGAGGACGGCTGCATCGTGAAGACGGCTGGCGTCGATCAGAGCATTCTCAAATTCTCCGGTCCCGCCCGCATCTTCGAAAGCCAGGACGCCAGCGTCGAAGCCATTCTCACCAACAAGGTGAAGCCGGGCGACGTCGTCGTGGTTCGCTATGAAGGTCCGCGCGGCGGTCCGGGCATGCAGGAGATGCTGTATCCGACGAGCTACCTCAAGTCGAAGGGACTGGGCAAAGTCTGCGCGCTGATCACCGACGGCCGCTTTTCGGGCGGCTCATCAGGACTGTCGATCGGGCATATTTCGCCGGAAGCCGCCGAAGGCGGCCTGATCGGACTCGTCGAAGAGGGTGACCTGATCGAGCTCGACATTCCCAACCGCAGCATTCGCCTGGCCGTGCCGGACGCCGAGATCAGCCGCCGTCGCGCGGCCATGGTCGCAAAGGGCGCAGCTGCCTGGAAACCGGCGCCACGCAAGCGCGCGGTGACGACGGCCCTGAAGGCCTATGCGGCGTTCGCGACCAGCGCCGCGCGCGGCGCGGTGCGCGTCGTGCCGGAGTGA
- a CDS encoding hydroxyacid dehydrogenase: MSVNNKRVFYVKYLAHEIYAEILKARPDVRLDRLENESPDDLTAPILSAAHAYQIGAARDELARHFHVDQDLLRRAPNLLIVSSNGAGFDPVDVDACTAAGVLVVNQSGGNANSVAEHALGMLLTLSKRILEADRVLRREANVNRNALIGNEVGGKTIGIVGLGNVGRRIAELCKGLLHMNVIAYDPYLTGQEMAARGGEKVELDNLLRRSDFVSISCPLTKDNRGMIGSREFALMQPHAFFITTARGFIHDEAALEDALRHKRIAGAGLDVWAKEPPPPDHPLLQFDNVLASPHTAGVTREARMNMGKIAAEQILDGLDGKRPPRIVNPEVWPDYARRFERTFGFVPK, from the coding sequence ATGTCCGTGAATAACAAGCGCGTCTTCTACGTCAAATATCTCGCCCATGAGATCTATGCCGAGATCCTCAAGGCCCGGCCCGATGTGCGGCTCGACCGGCTGGAGAATGAAAGCCCGGATGACCTCACGGCCCCCATCCTGTCCGCCGCGCACGCCTATCAGATTGGCGCGGCGCGCGACGAACTGGCAAGACATTTCCATGTCGATCAGGACCTGCTGCGGCGGGCGCCGAACCTGCTGATCGTCTCGTCAAACGGCGCGGGCTTCGATCCGGTCGATGTCGACGCCTGCACGGCGGCGGGCGTGCTGGTCGTCAATCAATCCGGCGGCAACGCCAATTCCGTCGCTGAGCACGCGCTGGGAATGTTGTTGACGCTGTCGAAACGTATCCTCGAGGCTGATCGCGTGCTGCGGCGCGAGGCGAACGTCAATCGCAATGCGCTGATCGGCAACGAAGTCGGAGGCAAGACCATCGGCATTGTCGGGCTCGGCAATGTCGGCCGCCGCATCGCCGAACTCTGCAAGGGCCTGCTCCATATGAACGTGATTGCCTACGACCCCTATCTCACTGGGCAGGAAATGGCCGCGCGGGGCGGGGAGAAGGTCGAACTCGACAATCTCCTGCGCCGCTCGGACTTCGTGTCGATCTCTTGCCCGCTGACCAAGGACAATCGCGGCATGATCGGCAGCCGCGAATTCGCGCTGATGCAGCCGCACGCGTTTTTCATCACCACCGCGCGCGGCTTCATTCATGACGAGGCCGCGCTGGAGGATGCGTTGCGCCACAAACGCATCGCCGGCGCCGGCCTCGACGTCTGGGCCAAGGAGCCGCCGCCGCCGGACCATCCGTTGCTGCAGTTCGACAACGTGCTGGCCAGCCCGCATACGGCCGGCGTGACCAGGGAAGCGCGAATGAACATGGGCAAGATCGCCGCCGAGCAGATTCTCGACGGGCTCGACGGCAAGCGGCCGCCACGTATCGTCAACCCCGAGGTCTGGCCTGACTACGCCAGGCGCTTCGAACGGACGTTCGGCTTTGTGCCGAAATAG
- a CDS encoding glutathione S-transferase, whose translation MTDIILHHYETSPYSEKVRLGLGLKGLAWESVEIPVILPKPDLTALTGGYRKTPVLQIGADIYCDSQLIMRELERRHPTPSFYPAGHGAADALAWWAEKTTFSPAVSIAFAKRPDALPEGFLEDRAKFSGRNIDPAAMMAAVPNLLDQLRAHFDWLNQMLIDERSFLQGSAASLADLAAYHPIWFLKQKFGPTAVPLDGFPRLLSWTERIAAIGHGRRSPTTSKKALDAARDATSIASVIPDPRDPIGRKPGQTVTVTPDDTGRDPVVGELVASGVHEIVIRRSDPAVGQVCVHFPRAGFVVMSA comes from the coding sequence ATGACCGATATCATCCTGCATCACTACGAGACCTCTCCCTATTCGGAGAAAGTTCGGCTCGGTCTTGGTCTGAAGGGCTTGGCCTGGGAATCGGTGGAAATCCCCGTCATCTTGCCAAAACCCGACCTGACGGCGCTGACCGGAGGCTACCGCAAGACGCCCGTGTTGCAGATCGGCGCGGACATCTATTGCGATAGCCAGTTGATTATGCGCGAACTCGAGCGCCGGCATCCCACCCCGAGCTTTTATCCCGCCGGCCACGGCGCGGCCGATGCGCTTGCCTGGTGGGCCGAGAAGACAACGTTCAGCCCGGCTGTTAGCATCGCGTTCGCGAAGAGACCCGACGCGTTGCCCGAAGGATTTCTCGAAGACCGGGCCAAATTCTCCGGCCGAAATATCGATCCGGCCGCGATGATGGCGGCAGTACCGAACCTGCTCGATCAGTTGCGCGCGCATTTCGATTGGCTGAATCAGATGCTGATCGACGAGCGCTCATTCTTGCAGGGCTCTGCTGCGAGCCTTGCCGATCTCGCCGCCTACCATCCGATTTGGTTCTTGAAACAAAAATTCGGGCCAACGGCGGTGCCGCTCGACGGCTTTCCGAGGCTGCTGAGTTGGACCGAGCGCATTGCCGCAATCGGCCACGGCAGGCGGAGCCCAACGACCTCGAAAAAAGCGCTCGATGCGGCGAGGGACGCGACGTCGATCGCCAGCGTAATCCCCGATCCACGAGATCCGATCGGCCGGAAACCTGGTCAGACAGTGACCGTCACGCCGGATGATACCGGACGCGACCCGGTCGTCGGCGAGTTGGTCGCCTCGGGCGTCCATGAGATCGTCATCCGACGCAGCGATCCCGCGGTCGGACAGGTCTGTGTGCATTTCCCACGCGCCGGTTTTGTCGTGATGTCAGCCTGA
- a CDS encoding IS30 family transposase, translating into MERRFHRGFTAAEKTELWDRWKRGESLKAIGRAFGKQSSSIYFLVAPHGGIRPAERRRSRLALTLAEREEISRGVTAHQSARSIAKRLGRSPSTVSREMSRNGGYDRYRATLADENAWARSRRPKCCKLATNPRLRQAVAGKLRLDWSPEQIAGWLKRTHPEDECNQVSHETIYRSLFVQARGVLKKELLSHLRSKRSMRRSRPVDPNGDKRGHIKDIVSIRQRPAAVEDRAVPGHWEGDLLSGPNNTYIATLVERHTRYVMLAKVAGKDTRTVVTALIKQAKKLPKELYKSLTWDRGKELTDHRRFTLATKIDVYFCDPQSPWQRGSNENTNGLLRQYFPKGTDLSMHSQAHLNKVARQLNERPRETLQFETPAERFNACVAATG; encoded by the coding sequence ATGGAACGGAGATTTCATAGAGGTTTTACTGCGGCAGAGAAGACGGAGTTATGGGATCGCTGGAAGCGTGGGGAGTCGCTGAAGGCGATTGGACGAGCTTTTGGTAAGCAGTCATCGTCGATCTATTTTTTGGTAGCTCCGCATGGTGGGATTCGTCCTGCGGAGCGGCGTCGCTCCAGGCTGGCGTTGACGCTCGCGGAACGCGAGGAGATTTCCAGAGGCGTTACGGCACATCAATCGGCACGGTCGATCGCCAAACGGCTTGGCCGCTCACCCTCGACGGTGAGCCGGGAAATGAGTCGCAATGGCGGCTATGATCGCTACCGAGCGACACTTGCGGACGAGAATGCCTGGGCGCGATCTCGTCGTCCAAAATGTTGTAAGTTAGCGACCAATCCGCGGCTGCGGCAGGCGGTGGCAGGGAAGCTCAGATTGGATTGGTCCCCCGAGCAGATAGCCGGTTGGCTGAAGAGAACGCACCCTGAAGACGAGTGTAATCAGGTGTCACACGAGACCATCTATCGCAGCCTGTTTGTCCAAGCGCGCGGCGTGCTGAAGAAAGAGCTGCTTAGCCATCTTCGATCGAAGCGCTCGATGCGTCGCTCCAGGCCGGTTGACCCGAATGGCGATAAACGGGGGCATATCAAGGATATCGTCTCAATCCGTCAGCGACCGGCGGCGGTTGAAGATCGGGCGGTGCCTGGTCATTGGGAGGGCGATCTCCTGTCCGGGCCGAACAACACCTACATCGCGACCTTGGTCGAGCGTCATACCCGTTACGTGATGTTGGCCAAGGTGGCAGGCAAGGACACCCGGACGGTTGTCACCGCGCTCATCAAGCAGGCGAAGAAGCTACCAAAGGAGCTATATAAATCCCTGACCTGGGACCGGGGCAAGGAACTTACGGATCATCGTCGCTTTACGTTGGCGACCAAAATCGACGTCTATTTTTGCGATCCGCAAAGCCCGTGGCAACGCGGGTCGAATGAGAATACCAATGGCCTGCTGAGACAGTACTTTCCCAAGGGCACCGACTTGTCGATGCATTCGCAAGCCCATCTGAACAAAGTGGCTCGTCAGCTAAATGAACGACCACGTGAGACCTTGCAATTTGAAACACCAGCAGAGAGATTTAACGCCTGTGTTGCGGCGACCGGTTGA
- a CDS encoding thiamine pyrophosphate-binding protein has translation MAVAEQRTSPETSDKKTSDEKSSDEKSWHGIVLQALKRNDIRLVPYVPDRVLTTLIKNIHADPFFTTFPTAREEEAVGIVSGAWMGGMRGAVLMQTSGFATLANVLASLAIPYQIPLIMFVSERGTLGEFNYGQSLVCRTMRPVLDSLAMEHHTCTRLEEFEFIVDRSIKQAITTQAPVALILSPLLTGGKTFDK, from the coding sequence ATGGCGGTTGCGGAGCAGCGAACCTCGCCCGAAACCTCTGACAAGAAGACCTCTGACGAGAAGAGTTCTGACGAGAAGAGCTGGCACGGCATCGTGCTGCAGGCGCTCAAGCGCAACGACATCCGCCTGGTGCCCTATGTGCCTGACCGCGTGCTGACGACGCTGATCAAGAACATCCACGCCGATCCGTTCTTCACGACCTTTCCCACCGCGCGCGAGGAAGAGGCCGTCGGCATCGTCTCCGGCGCCTGGATGGGCGGCATGCGCGGCGCGGTGCTGATGCAGACCAGTGGCTTCGCGACGCTGGCGAACGTGCTGGCATCGCTGGCGATCCCCTATCAGATCCCGCTGATCATGTTCGTGTCCGAGCGCGGCACGCTCGGCGAGTTCAATTACGGCCAGTCGCTGGTGTGCCGCACCATGCGTCCGGTGCTGGATTCGCTTGCCATGGAGCATCACACCTGCACCCGGCTCGAAGAGTTCGAGTTCATCGTCGATCGCTCGATCAAGCAGGCCATCACCACCCAGGCGCCGGTGGCGCTGATCCTCTCGCCGCTGTTGACCGGCGGCAAAACCTTCGACAAGTGA
- a CDS encoding tripartite tricarboxylate transporter substrate binding protein: MGSRFRMAAVAAVMCAVAGAASAQSFPSKAVHIFVPYPAGGGVDVLARTLGDVVSKQWGQSVVVENRPGAGGLIASQALATSPPDGYTLIVVASGHATNAFLYPKIPYDTFRDFTPISLLASSPNVLLVRADSPFKTLGDMIAAAKAKPGSLSFAHAGTGTSTHLAGELLKNLAKIDLDAIPYKGGAPAINDLLGGQIPMSFNNGPESIGQLQAGTVRALAVTTATRAPFLPDVPSMSEAVPGYDTEVWWGLLGPAGMPPELLTKLSHDFVAAVNTDSVKERLTKLGAVPIGSTPQQFDAKIHADYDKWGPIIKAAGMTAE; this comes from the coding sequence ATGGGAAGCCGGTTCCGGATGGCTGCCGTCGCGGCGGTCATGTGCGCTGTGGCCGGCGCGGCATCCGCGCAATCATTTCCCTCCAAGGCCGTGCATATTTTCGTGCCCTATCCCGCCGGCGGGGGCGTCGATGTCCTGGCGCGCACGTTGGGCGACGTGGTCTCAAAGCAGTGGGGACAGTCGGTCGTGGTCGAAAACCGGCCGGGCGCCGGTGGGTTGATCGCCTCGCAGGCGCTGGCGACGTCGCCGCCGGATGGCTACACCCTGATCGTCGTCGCCAGCGGCCACGCCACCAATGCGTTCCTGTATCCCAAAATTCCCTACGATACGTTCCGGGATTTCACGCCGATCTCGTTGCTGGCGTCCTCGCCCAATGTGCTGCTGGTTCGGGCGGATTCGCCGTTCAAGACGCTGGGCGACATGATCGCGGCGGCAAAGGCGAAGCCGGGGAGCCTGTCCTTTGCCCACGCCGGCACGGGAACGTCGACGCATCTGGCCGGCGAGCTTTTGAAGAACCTCGCCAAAATCGATCTCGACGCCATCCCCTATAAAGGCGGTGCGCCGGCGATCAACGACCTGCTCGGCGGGCAGATCCCGATGTCGTTCAACAACGGCCCGGAATCGATCGGACAGCTGCAGGCCGGCACCGTACGCGCGCTTGCCGTCACCACGGCCACGCGCGCGCCGTTCCTGCCCGATGTGCCCAGCATGTCGGAGGCGGTGCCGGGCTATGACACCGAAGTATGGTGGGGCCTGCTAGGACCGGCCGGCATGCCGCCGGAGCTACTGACAAAACTCTCGCATGATTTTGTCGCAGCGGTGAATACGGACTCGGTCAAGGAACGCCTGACCAAGCTCGGCGCCGTGCCGATCGGCAGCACGCCGCAGCAATTCGATGCCAAGATCCATGCCGACTACGACAAATGGGGGCCGATCATCAAGGCCGCCGGAATGACAGCCGAATGA
- a CDS encoding VanZ family protein, whose translation MNTVLRILAWALAAAVAFATLGPPSLRPHSDLGQDGEHALAFVLVGVAFGLAYGRNRLMTTAVAVVMIGVLEILQFWAPGRHARLEDFAVDALAACVGLAMAAALDWTIKRTRRPNIGTS comes from the coding sequence ATGAACACCGTCCTCAGAATCCTCGCCTGGGCGTTGGCCGCAGCCGTTGCTTTCGCAACGCTGGGCCCGCCATCGCTTCGGCCGCATTCCGACCTCGGTCAGGACGGCGAACATGCCCTCGCCTTCGTCCTGGTCGGCGTCGCGTTCGGGCTGGCCTATGGCCGTAACCGGCTGATGACGACGGCGGTCGCCGTCGTCATGATCGGCGTGCTCGAGATCCTGCAATTCTGGGCGCCGGGACGGCATGCCCGGCTCGAGGATTTCGCCGTCGACGCATTGGCGGCCTGTGTTGGCCTTGCGATGGCGGCTGCATTGGACTGGACGATCAAGCGAACCCGCCGGCCGAACATCGGCACTTCCTGA
- a CDS encoding amidohydrolase family protein gives MAHQMIPACLPPREVGRPKQPLPPNACDTHAHVFGPGDRFPYAEDRSYTPPDAPLEKYLAMLDAIGFARGVLVQGSAHGHDNSAMLDALKRQPERLRGVAVADADISPATLREWNRLGVRGLRFNHFFRGGQLHYRGGVPLTAAEKLAPVMAELGWHLQLWIDVKDLPQTIPLLKSFGLPVVIDHMGRTDARAGTGTEGFQSLLRAVGDGWCWAKLSGAHRLSQNAPDYPDARPFHEALVKANPEVLVWGGDWPHPRVEGEMPDAGHLLELFQAWTPDQAAQQRILVTNPAKLYGFPH, from the coding sequence GTGGCACATCAGATGATTCCCGCCTGCCTGCCGCCGCGCGAGGTCGGCCGCCCGAAACAGCCGCTGCCGCCAAACGCCTGCGATACCCATGCCCATGTGTTCGGGCCGGGGGATCGCTTTCCCTACGCGGAAGACCGCAGCTACACGCCGCCGGATGCGCCGCTGGAAAAATATCTGGCCATGCTCGACGCGATCGGCTTTGCCCGCGGCGTGCTGGTGCAGGGCAGCGCGCATGGCCACGACAATTCGGCGATGCTCGACGCGCTGAAACGTCAGCCCGAGCGCCTGCGCGGCGTCGCGGTGGCCGACGCCGATATTTCGCCGGCGACCTTGCGCGAGTGGAACAGGCTTGGCGTGCGCGGCCTGCGCTTCAACCATTTCTTTCGCGGCGGGCAATTGCATTATCGCGGCGGCGTGCCGCTCACCGCGGCAGAAAAGCTTGCGCCGGTCATGGCCGAACTCGGTTGGCATCTTCAGCTCTGGATCGATGTGAAGGATTTGCCGCAGACGATTCCGCTCCTGAAATCGTTCGGCCTGCCGGTCGTGATCGACCACATGGGCCGCACCGATGCCCGCGCGGGCACCGGCACCGAAGGTTTCCAGAGCCTGTTGCGCGCGGTCGGCGACGGCTGGTGCTGGGCGAAACTGTCGGGCGCGCATCGCCTTAGCCAGAACGCGCCTGATTATCCCGACGCGCGGCCGTTTCATGAAGCGCTGGTGAAGGCAAACCCGGAAGTGTTGGTGTGGGGCGGCGACTGGCCGCATCCGCGCGTCGAGGGCGAGATGCCCGATGCCGGGCATCTGCTCGAATTGTTTCAAGCCTGGACGCCGGATCAGGCGGCGCAGCAGCGCATTCTCGTCACCAACCCAGCAAAACTCTATGGCTTCCCTCACTGA
- a CDS encoding thiamine pyrophosphate-dependent enzyme, which yields MNTATNLPARNTKVMNRFDLTSRLIRKLEHEEAVIGGIGNTNFDLWAAGHRPQNFYMLGSMGLAFPIALGVALAQPKRRIFALEGDGSLLMQLGSLSTIATLAPKNLTMVVMDNGVYQITGAQPTPAAAVADIVAIAVACGLVNSAWAADEEDFERLIDQSMAATGPTLIGVRIDDKPGVGTTRRDPVQIRERFMHGMGVREPL from the coding sequence ATGAACACCGCAACCAACCTGCCTGCGCGCAACACCAAGGTGATGAACCGCTTCGATCTCACCTCGCGGCTGATCAGAAAACTCGAGCATGAGGAAGCCGTGATCGGCGGCATCGGCAACACCAATTTCGATTTGTGGGCCGCCGGGCACCGCCCGCAGAACTTCTACATGCTCGGCAGCATGGGCCTCGCCTTCCCGATTGCGCTCGGCGTGGCGCTGGCGCAACCGAAGCGGCGCATCTTCGCGCTCGAAGGCGACGGCTCGCTGCTGATGCAGCTCGGTTCGCTGTCGACCATTGCGACGCTGGCGCCCAAAAACCTCACCATGGTGGTGATGGACAACGGCGTCTACCAGATCACCGGGGCGCAGCCGACGCCGGCCGCTGCGGTCGCCGACATCGTCGCGATCGCGGTCGCGTGCGGTCTCGTCAACAGCGCCTGGGCGGCGGACGAGGAGGATTTCGAACGCCTGATCGATCAATCCATGGCGGCCACGGGGCCGACCCTGATCGGCGTGCGGATCGACGACAAGCCGGGTGTCGGCACCACCCGCCGCGATCCCGTACAAATCCGGGAGCGCTTCATGCACGGCATGGGCGTGCGGGAACCGCTGTAG